The following are encoded together in the Lathyrus oleraceus cultivar Zhongwan6 chromosome 3, CAAS_Psat_ZW6_1.0, whole genome shotgun sequence genome:
- the LOC127130214 gene encoding uncharacterized protein LOC127130214: MTKKDERAVPQTFPPKLKDPSKFSISCNIGGVKIPHALCDLGSSINVMPLNKVKEFNLEEIIPSNMIVTLANSVVTHMLGILQDVLVHVDGLVFPANFVVLDRKEIQECRLFSDSNSWQPKRLQ; encoded by the coding sequence ATGACTAAGAAGGATGAGAGAGCAGTGCCTCAAACATTTCCACCCAAGCTAAAGGACCCAAGTAAGTTTTCTATATCTTGTAATATTGGTGGAGTAAAGATCCCACATGCTTTATGTGATTTAGGATCTAGTATAAATGTTATGCCGTTGAATAAAGTTAAAGAATTTAACTTAGAAGAGATCATACCGAGTAATATGATTGTTACTTTAGCTAATTCAGTTGTTACTCATATGCTTGGTATCTTACAAGATGTGTTAGTACATGTCGATGGTTTAGTGTTTCCTGCAAATTTTGTGGTACTTGATAGAAAGGAGATTCAGGAGTGTCGGTTATTCTCGGATTCCAATTCTTGGCAACCGAAAAGGCTTCAATAG